The proteins below come from a single Rosa rugosa chromosome 2, drRosRugo1.1, whole genome shotgun sequence genomic window:
- the LOC133732310 gene encoding UDP-xylose transporter 1, producing MGEMTGFQLGVIGALFLSVASSVSIVICNKALMSNLGFPFATTLTSWHLMVTFCTLHVANRLNFFESKSIDMKTVILFGILNGVSIGLLNLSLGFNSVGFYQMTKLAIIPFTVLVETLFLKKQFSQQIKFSLFLLLVGVGIASVTDLQLNFVGTILSLLAIITTCVGQILTNTIQKRLNVSSTQLLYQSAPFQAAILFVSGPVVDQFLTKQSVFSHKYSPIVLVFIILSCLIAVSVNFSTFLVIGKTSPVTYQVLGHLKTCLVLGFGYTLLHDPFTERNIIGILVAIFGMGLYSYFCAQENKKKQAADVKDGAPLLSQDKDSHEVKKLTKNSLV from the exons ATGGGAGAAATGACTGGCTTCCAATTGGGCGTTATTGGTGCACTGTTCCTTTCAGTGGCGTCATCTGTGTCCATTGTTATATGCAACAAAGCCTTGATGAGCAACCTTGGCTTCCCATTTG CAACAACACTTACCAGTTGGCATCTCATGGTAACTTTCTGCACACTTCATGTGGCAAATCGTCTCAATTTCTTCGAGAGCAAGTCAATTGACATGAAGACTGTCATTCTCTTTGGCATTCTAAATGGTGTTTCCATTGGACTACTCAATTTGAGTCTGGGATTCAATTCTGTTGGGTTCTACCAG ATGACCAAGCTTGCAATCATACCATTTACTGTGTTAGTGGAGACTCTTTTTCTGAAAAAGCAATTCAG CCAGCAAATaaagttttctctcttcctATTACTTGTTGGGGTTGGCATTGCCTCTGTGACAGACCTCCAGCTCAATTTTGTTGGAACCATTCTCTCGCTTCTAGCCATCATAACAACCTGTGTTGGACAAATT CTAACAAACACAATACAGAAGAGGCTCAATGTTTCTTCTACTCAGCTACTCTACCAGTCAGCACCTTTTCAAGCAGCTATTCTTTTCGTCTCCGGACCTGTGGTGGATCAGTTCCTCACCAAGCAAAGCGTCTTTTCCCACAAATACTCCCCCATAGTCTTG GTATTCATCATACTCTCATGCCTAATAGCTGTCTCTGTGAACTTTAGCACCTTTTTGGTGATTGGCAAGACATCACCAGTGACATATCAAGTGCTAGGGCACCTCAAGACATGCCTTGTTCTAGGGTTCGGCTATACATTACTACATGACCCTTTCACTGAGAGGAACATAATCGGAATTCTGGTGGCCATTTTTGGGATGGGATTGTATTCATATTTCTGTGCACAagagaacaaaaagaaacaagcaGCTGACGTTAAGGATGGTGCTCCACTTTTGAGTCAGGATAAAGATAGCCATGAGGTTAAGAAATTAACCAAGAACTCTCTTGTTTGA
- the LOC133730523 gene encoding aldehyde oxidase GLOX1-like: MIEIVTTVTCVSFSDERNINAIHLAFLDETNDRPKIENNLYPFVFLNIDGNLFIFLNNRAILYNFVAAKVVKTFPILPGSKRSYPSTDSAVLLPLKLTGAIEAEVLEFGQAPVLNPVLYSPEKAIGSRFELQNTTSIPRIYHSRVVLLRDRQVLVGGSIPHDRYKFSDVLYSTELSLEAFSPDYLDSMFDHLHPHIYC; this comes from the exons ATGATTGAAATTGTCACTACGGTGACTTGTGTTTCCTTTTCAGATGAAAGGAATATTAAT GCTATACATTTAGCATTTCTGGATGAAACCAACGACAGGCCAAAGATAGAGAATAATCTCTACCCCTTTGTGTTTCTTAACATCGACGGAAACCTGTTTATCTTCTTGAACAACCGAGCCATATTGTACAACTTTGTCGCGGCCAAGGTGGTTAAAACTTTTCCTATTCTCCCCGGCAGCAAACGATCCTACCCTAGCACGGACTCTGCAGTACTCCTTCCACTGAAGTTGACTGGTGCCATAGAGGCTGAGGTGCTT GAGTTTGGTCAGGCCCCGGTTCTCAACCCGGTCCTCTACTCGCCCGAGAAGGCAATTGGGTCAAGGTTTGAGTTGCAAAACACAACCTCAATACCACGCATATATCATTCAAGAGTGGTTCTTCTGCGAGACAGACAAGTACTGGTCGGAGGTAGCATCCCTCACGACCGATACAAATTCTCTGATGTTTTGTACTCGACTGAGTTGAGTCTGGAGGCATTCTCCCCGGACTATTTAGACTCAATGTTTGATCATCTGCATCCGCATATATACTGTTAG